In Columba livia isolate bColLiv1 breed racing homer chromosome Z, bColLiv1.pat.W.v2, whole genome shotgun sequence, one DNA window encodes the following:
- the LOC110361875 gene encoding uncharacterized protein LOC110361875 — MAEKLLRVALKEDRAPQESSSPVESHELCLAQQLEMDASWLPVYQLEPEHVDVIRAFVSSPEKDEEWKLQFLKSIAVLFRAATYNSLCQGLELFCQRYKLAENIKVLLEEEPRDQLHTAVWRSAMFAMTEMSFVEAVLEGKEIGLLQVCFSGIFLLPPKEEMQDLKPFLYFTTMKGMDTMLSALVLNSPASRVNEKMQSIFQMLLTFTTSERASVRERAVGRMRVLSFLLANYSSLKADPNEERHASRAEMQMPIIGQLLGHLLLLLSFKEEETGHLALDALCLLFQFKYQQHCATLTEENTQLQGDWEAETTSLRTSPSATHIIESFAEYLQPSERSDIVRVFIEATTDSSTFDKEAARNVLDMVRGNPDLWLVDVPKITSCIHKTLGCIKSVPARQSVESLMVSMADKCPQEVVTTLLQVAPGGDSTALALWEAMFSVPQTVRNILKELLSQLWDLKSRLFCTHLEDYCLVRLAMLASRDLGDRAFAATYLDFRFLKEERPAMLSLVLRAIMTLSERDEMARKMKVILPDLMRVLLFGYKAATTKALLVFRTIMAQLERREASHIAVQMAEFLLPLLDDELSQLRESSISLFRDLMMMAVGNDKREMKNMVRLGLLPLFFRLSDQTQSVAKAAGEALLAAAELLKWKPLKHLVRTQQTWQIGESLLKQDRRRAQEFLIQSLSYLKDAQASLREAAVRFIGLAARHLRNPSKKKLAEICSALQTLAEDHEPSIRSLVAQTVIIILSSSREQPRPRWTLRALCCR, encoded by the exons ATGGCAGAGAAACTTCTCAGGGTGGCCCTGAAGGAggacagggctcctcaggagaGCAGCTCTCCAGTGGAGTCCCATGAGCTATGCCTGGCCCAGCAACTGGAGATGG ATGCCAGCTGGTTACCAGTGTACCAGCTGGAACCAGAACATGTGGACGTCATCCGGGCCTTTgtcagcagcccagaaaag GACGAGGAATGGAAGCTCCAGTTCCTTAAAAGCATCGCTGTGCTCTTCAGAGCCGCAACGTACAACAGCTTGTGCCAGGGCCTAGAGCTGTTCTGCCAGAGATACAAACTGGCAGAGAATATCAAG gtgctgctggaagaagAGCCCAGGGACCAACTGCACACAGCGGTGTGGCGGAGCGCCATGTTTGCCATGACCGAAATGAG CTTCGTAGAGGCGGTGTTGGAGGGCAAAGAGATAGGCCTCCTCCAAGTGTGCTTCTCCGGCATCTTCCTGCTTCCTCCAAAAGAGGAAATGCAGGACCTGAAACCTTTCCTGTACTTCACG ACCATGAAAGGCATGGACACCATGCTATCTGCACTGGTGCTCAACTCTCCTGCCTCCAGAGTCAACGAGAAGATGCAGAGTATCTTCCAG atgctCCTGACCTTCACCACCTCTGAGAGGGCATCTGTGCGTGAGAGGGCCGTGGGCAGGATGAGGGTGCTCAGCTTCTTGCTGGCCAACTACTCCTCACTGAAG GCCGATCCCAATGAGGAGAGACACGCCTCCCGTGCAGAGATGCAAATGCCAATCATTGGACAGCTGCTGGGACATCTCCTGCTACTCCTCTCCTTCAAGGAAGAAGAGACCGGCCACTTGGCTTTGGACGCTCTTTGTCTCCTCTTCCAATTCAAGTATCAGCAACACT GTGCGACACTGACAGAGGAGAATACACAGCTCCAAGGGGACTGGGAAGCCGAGACCACCTCCTTGCGCACTTCGCCCAGCGCCACTCACATTATCGAG TCCTTTGCGGAGTACCTCCAGCCTTCTGAGAGGTCAGACATTGTCCGGGTGTTCATCGAGGCAACGACcgactccagcacctttgacaaggaggcGGCCAGAAACGTGCTGGACATGGTCAGGGGAAACCCTGACTTgtggctggtggat gtGCCAAAGATCACGAGCTGCATCCACAAAACCCTGGGATGCATCAAGTCGGTCCCAGCCCGGCAGAGCGTGGAGTCCCTAATGGTCTCCATGGCTGACAAATGCCCTCAGGAGGTGGTGACAACACTGCTGCAGGTCGCTCCAGGAGGAGACAG cactgccctggcactgtgggaggcgatgttctccgtgccccagaCTGTGCGGAACATTTtgaaggagctgctcagccAGCTCTGGGACCTGAAGAGCAGGCTCTTCTGCACACACCTGGAGGACTACTGCCTCGTTCGCTTGGCC atgctggccagcagAGATCTGGGAGACAGGGCGTTTGCTGCAACCTACCTAGACTTCAGGTtcctgaaggaagaaaggccagCCATGCTCTCCCTGGTGCTCAGGGCCATCATGACACTGTCAGAGAGAGACGAGATG gcaagaaaaatgaaggtcatCCTGCCAGACCTCATGAGGGTTCTGCTGTTTGGCTATAAGGCTGCCACCACGAAGGCTCTGCTGGTCTTCAGAACCAtcatggctcagctggagaggagggaggcCAGCCACATCGCCGTGCAGATGGCGGAattcctcctgcccctcttgGATGAC gagctgagccagctgagagagagctccatcagcctcttcagagacctgatgatGATGGCGGTGGGGAACGACAAGAGGGAGATGAAGAACATGGTGCGGCTTGGcctgctccctctcttcttccgGCTGAGTGACCAaacgcagagcgtggccaag GCTGCTGGGGAAGCCCTTCTTGCTGCCgcagagctcctcaagtggaaacCACTCAAGCACCTAGTGCGGACACAGCAGACATGGCAGATTGGAGAGAGCTTG ctgaagCAGGACAGGAGGAGAGCTCAAGAAttcttgattcagagcctgTCGTACCTGaaggatgctcaggccagcttgcgagaggcggccgtgaggttcatcg ggctcgCTGCACGGCACCTGAGGAATCCAAGCAAGAAGAAGCTGGCTGAGATCTGCAGCG CCCTTCAGACCTTGGCAGAAGACCATGAGCCCTCCATCCGCTCCCTGGTAGCTCAAACTGTCATCATCATCCTGAGCTCTTCGAGGGAGCAGCCAAGGCCACGATGGACCCTGCGAGCCCTGTGCTGCCGCTGA